One genomic segment of Myxococcales bacterium includes these proteins:
- a CDS encoding sigma-54-dependent Fis family transcriptional regulator, with protein MRETILLVDDDKAFRTVYEELLRAEGYEVITAASEPEAAATFEKHKPRLVILDLMLPPTGTTEAGARLLELMLRLVPTAKVVVASGAGEGSLALALVKRGAHDFLSKPVDPDVLVAVCARATARLSLEDRVRELEAEVMIGDRAAVGLLGEAPAFVDARTLAERAARTDVPVLITGESGTGKEVFARYVHAQSPRHAGPFVAVNCGAFARELMESTLFGHRRGAFTGAVADAKGLFAQAHGGTLFLDEIGDLEPSLQVKLLRALESGEIQPLGAPKPERVDVRIVSATHKPLTEMMEQKAFRDDLYWRIRGIEIALPRLADRIGDLPLLAQHFLNLARTLVPASATPRLSAEAARRIEEYAFPGNLRELRHEMQRAMVMAGGRSEILEDDLSPELRRRKAATSNAAVADDAPLDQKVAELEKTEIERALAKDGGNRSHAAARLGLSRQGLLNKMARYGLK; from the coding sequence GTGCGCGAAACGATCCTGCTCGTCGACGACGACAAGGCCTTCCGAACGGTCTACGAAGAGCTCCTTCGTGCCGAGGGCTACGAGGTCATCACGGCCGCTAGCGAGCCCGAAGCCGCGGCGACCTTCGAGAAGCACAAGCCTCGGCTCGTGATCCTCGACTTGATGCTGCCCCCAACGGGTACGACGGAAGCGGGGGCCCGGCTCCTCGAGCTCATGTTGCGCCTCGTGCCGACGGCCAAGGTGGTCGTCGCGTCGGGTGCCGGCGAGGGCTCGCTGGCGCTCGCCTTGGTGAAGCGCGGCGCGCACGATTTTTTGTCTAAGCCGGTAGACCCCGACGTTCTCGTCGCGGTGTGCGCGCGCGCCACGGCTCGCCTCTCGCTCGAAGATCGCGTCCGGGAGCTCGAGGCCGAGGTCATGATCGGCGATCGCGCCGCCGTCGGCCTCTTGGGAGAGGCGCCCGCGTTCGTCGATGCGCGCACGTTGGCGGAGCGCGCTGCAAGGACTGACGTTCCGGTCCTCATCACCGGCGAATCAGGCACCGGCAAGGAGGTGTTCGCGCGGTACGTCCATGCGCAGTCCCCACGGCACGCGGGCCCCTTCGTCGCCGTCAACTGCGGCGCCTTCGCCCGCGAGCTCATGGAGTCGACGCTCTTCGGCCACCGCCGCGGCGCCTTCACTGGCGCCGTCGCCGACGCCAAGGGCCTCTTTGCGCAGGCGCACGGCGGCACGCTCTTTCTCGACGAGATCGGCGATCTCGAGCCGTCGCTCCAGGTGAAGCTCCTCCGGGCCCTCGAGAGCGGCGAGATCCAGCCGTTGGGGGCGCCGAAGCCGGAGCGCGTCGACGTGCGCATCGTGTCAGCGACGCACAAGCCGCTCACGGAGATGATGGAGCAGAAGGCCTTTCGCGACGACCTCTACTGGCGCATTCGCGGCATCGAGATCGCATTGCCGCGGCTCGCCGATCGGATCGGCGATCTGCCGCTATTGGCGCAACACTTCTTGAACCTCGCAAGGACGCTGGTCCCGGCGTCGGCAACGCCGCGTCTCTCGGCGGAGGCGGCGCGTCGCATCGAGGAGTACGCGTTCCCCGGAAATCTGCGCGAGCTTCGCCACGAGATGCAGCGCGCGATGGTGATGGCCGGCGGCCGTAGCGAGATCTTGGAAGACGACCTCTCGCCAGAGCTTCGGCGCCGCAAGGCGGCGACCTCCAACGCCGCGGTGGCCGACGACGCCCCGCTCGATCAAAAGGTCGCCGAGCTCGAGAAAACGGAGATCGAACGTGCCCTCGCCAAGGACGGCGGCAACCGAAGCCACGCGGCGGCGCGCCTCGGCCTCTCGCGGCAGGGCCTCCTCAACAAGATGGCCCGCTACGGGCTCAAGTAG
- a CDS encoding S1 RNA-binding domain-containing protein, with the protein MSDDQSFAALFEAQSKGQTMHRSVRVGEVVEGLVVHVGAETIFVELDGKRQAMLEAVEVRAEDGTIALKIGDTVRAKVVSVDQNSGDVRLGYSFGKSGDLGQIQRAMESEIAITGKVTGSNKGGIEVDLGKGVRGFCPLSQVAQRPGTDIPGLMGQSLEFLVTEIKDGGRGVVLSRRKLLDAQGRESRERVLATLEKGKTVRGTVTAVRDFGAFVDLGGVEGLIPASELSHERGVKPAERLQPGEEVEAQVLEIKDEEPSAKSPKGQKRITLSLKALVEAPARPAPKPSAGGAGLAIGAIVKGKVARIETYGVFVQVDGTEGRDGRGLIPAAELDVARGVDLRKAFPEGTELTAKVLETGGGKLKLSVRRAKDDAERAEFNAHREKSNEKGLGTFADLLRKRK; encoded by the coding sequence ATGTCTGACGACCAGTCGTTCGCGGCGCTCTTCGAGGCGCAAAGCAAGGGTCAAACGATGCACCGCTCGGTGCGCGTCGGGGAGGTCGTCGAAGGCCTCGTCGTTCACGTCGGCGCCGAGACGATCTTCGTCGAGCTCGACGGCAAGCGGCAGGCGATGCTCGAGGCCGTTGAAGTGCGGGCCGAAGACGGCACCATCGCCCTCAAGATCGGCGACACGGTCCGCGCGAAGGTCGTCTCGGTGGATCAAAACTCCGGCGACGTGCGCCTCGGGTACTCCTTCGGCAAGAGCGGCGACCTTGGGCAAATCCAGCGAGCCATGGAGTCGGAGATCGCGATCACGGGCAAGGTGACCGGCTCCAACAAGGGAGGCATTGAGGTCGACCTCGGCAAAGGCGTCCGCGGCTTCTGCCCGCTCTCGCAGGTCGCGCAGCGACCCGGCACCGACATTCCCGGCCTCATGGGCCAGTCGCTCGAGTTTCTCGTCACCGAGATCAAAGACGGCGGCCGCGGCGTGGTTCTATCGCGCCGCAAGCTCCTCGACGCGCAAGGGCGCGAGTCGCGCGAGCGCGTCCTCGCCACCCTCGAGAAGGGCAAGACCGTGCGCGGCACTGTGACCGCCGTGCGCGACTTCGGCGCGTTCGTCGATCTGGGCGGCGTCGAAGGCCTCATCCCCGCCTCCGAACTCTCCCACGAGCGGGGCGTGAAGCCCGCGGAGCGACTGCAGCCCGGCGAAGAGGTCGAGGCGCAGGTTCTCGAGATCAAGGACGAGGAGCCGAGCGCCAAGTCTCCCAAGGGTCAGAAGCGCATCACGCTGTCGCTCAAGGCGCTCGTGGAGGCGCCGGCGCGCCCCGCCCCGAAGCCCTCCGCGGGCGGCGCGGGGCTCGCCATCGGCGCCATCGTCAAGGGCAAGGTCGCCCGCATCGAGACCTACGGCGTCTTCGTGCAAGTCGACGGCACCGAGGGCCGCGACGGGCGCGGCTTGATTCCCGCCGCCGAGCTCGACGTCGCGCGCGGCGTCGATCTGCGCAAGGCGTTCCCGGAAGGAACGGAGCTCACGGCCAAGGTCCTCGAGACCGGTGGCGGCAAGCTGAAGCTGTCGGTGCGCCGCGCCAAAGACGACGCGGAGCGCGCCGAGTTCAACGCGCACCGCGAGAAGAGCAACGAGAAGGGCCTCGGCACCTTCGCGGACCTCCTGAGGAAGCGGAAGTAG
- a CDS encoding DUF393 domain-containing protein gives MAEAAPSDEPTPPVAPSVTPIVLFDGVCGLCDRVVTALIARDGQRRLRYAPLQGTTAAALRARYATIPTELSTVVLIDEGHVYLRSRAVFRTLVLLGGRYRAFGVLLRLPAWLTDAGYRVVARVRFVLFGRRDACRVPTPEERGLFLP, from the coding sequence GTGGCCGAAGCGGCTCCGTCCGACGAGCCGACGCCGCCTGTCGCGCCGAGCGTGACGCCCATCGTCCTCTTCGATGGGGTCTGCGGCCTGTGCGATCGCGTGGTCACCGCCCTCATCGCGCGCGATGGCCAGCGGCGGCTTCGCTACGCGCCACTGCAGGGAACAACCGCCGCGGCGCTGCGAGCCCGGTACGCCACGATCCCGACCGAGCTGTCGACCGTCGTCCTCATCGACGAGGGTCACGTCTACCTGCGCTCGCGCGCCGTCTTCCGCACACTCGTCCTCTTGGGCGGCCGCTACCGAGCCTTTGGCGTGCTCCTTCGGCTCCCCGCGTGGCTTACCGACGCCGGCTACCGCGTCGTGGCGCGCGTCCGCTTCGTCCTCTTCGGGCGGCGTGACGCGTGCCGCGTGCCGACGCCCGAAGAGCGCGGCCTGTTCTTGCCGTAG
- a CDS encoding dihydrolipoyl dehydrogenase gives MEAKETVVDVAVLGAGTAGLAAYRAAIARGKRALLIEGGPYGTTCARVGCMPSKLLIAAADVAHTARDAALFGVDATVSVDGRRVMDRVKRERDRFVGFVKDSVDAIAAGDKRSGTARFVAPGTLDVALEGGGREVVRATAVVVATGSEPVVPSLFDAIRDRLIVNDDVFAWETLPESAAVFGGGVIGLELGQALARLGVRVHVYGRGGAVGPLTDPAVAASAKEALGREFSFDAAARITRVDPDGAAGVRVTTQEAEGAITRTFAVALIAAGRRPRLRGLDLEKSGATLANGVFIVDEGTLQSGGSAVFFAGDVSGIRPLLHEAADEGRIAGDNAARHPAVVAQARRSALAITFTDPNLAIVGESHRALLARGANFVVGAIDFADQGRSRITDKTRGRGHLYFDETTGEFLGAELAHARAEHMAHLLAWAHQSRLTASAMLGMPFYHPVVEEGLRTALRDADSKLRERAKRRSL, from the coding sequence ATGGAAGCGAAGGAAACCGTCGTCGACGTGGCCGTTTTGGGTGCCGGGACCGCGGGCTTGGCCGCGTACCGCGCCGCAATCGCTCGTGGAAAACGGGCACTCCTCATCGAGGGAGGCCCCTATGGCACGACGTGCGCCCGCGTCGGCTGCATGCCTAGCAAGCTGCTCATCGCGGCGGCCGACGTCGCCCACACGGCGCGCGACGCAGCCCTCTTCGGCGTCGACGCCACCGTGAGCGTCGACGGCCGACGCGTGATGGACCGAGTGAAGCGGGAGCGCGACCGCTTCGTCGGCTTCGTCAAAGACAGCGTCGACGCCATCGCCGCGGGCGACAAGCGGAGCGGCACCGCCCGCTTCGTCGCGCCGGGAACGCTGGACGTGGCGCTCGAAGGCGGCGGCCGCGAGGTCGTTCGCGCAACCGCCGTCGTCGTCGCCACGGGCTCCGAGCCCGTTGTGCCCAGCCTCTTCGACGCCATCCGAGATCGCCTCATCGTCAATGATGACGTCTTCGCCTGGGAGACGCTGCCGGAGTCAGCAGCGGTCTTTGGCGGGGGCGTCATCGGCCTCGAGCTCGGACAAGCGCTCGCGCGCCTCGGGGTCCGCGTGCACGTCTATGGCCGGGGCGGCGCCGTTGGCCCCCTCACCGATCCTGCCGTGGCAGCGTCGGCCAAGGAGGCCCTTGGACGAGAGTTCTCCTTCGACGCCGCCGCGCGCATCACACGGGTGGACCCGGACGGAGCTGCCGGTGTTCGCGTCACCACGCAGGAAGCGGAAGGCGCGATCACACGAACGTTCGCGGTTGCGCTCATCGCCGCCGGCCGCCGGCCTCGCCTCCGCGGCCTCGACCTCGAAAAGTCCGGAGCGACGCTTGCGAACGGCGTTTTCATTGTCGACGAGGGCACCCTCCAATCGGGCGGCAGCGCCGTCTTCTTCGCTGGCGACGTCAGCGGCATCCGGCCGCTCCTGCACGAGGCCGCCGACGAGGGCCGCATCGCCGGCGACAACGCGGCTCGCCATCCGGCCGTCGTGGCGCAAGCGCGGCGAAGCGCCCTCGCGATCACCTTCACGGATCCGAACCTCGCCATCGTGGGCGAAAGCCACCGCGCGCTCCTGGCTCGCGGCGCGAACTTCGTCGTCGGCGCCATCGACTTCGCGGACCAGGGGCGAAGCCGCATCACGGACAAAACTCGCGGCCGCGGCCACCTCTACTTCGACGAGACGACAGGCGAGTTCTTGGGCGCCGAGCTCGCTCACGCGCGCGCCGAACACATGGCCCACCTGCTCGCCTGGGCCCATCAGAGCCGGCTCACCGCGAGCGCGATGCTGGGCATGCCCTTCTACCACCCGGTCGTGGAGGAGGGCCTCCGCACCGCGCTCCGCGACGCCGACAGCAAGCTCCGCGAGCGCGCCAAGCGTCGCTCGCTGTGA
- a CDS encoding SRPBCC family protein translates to MLTASVLLLVIGLLGSVDVVVFHERHARLTVRPEGRHEAWIHVARGAVYVLQFLLIPNVRLTGTWALALFLLFAFDAAIAIADIAVEPAARRSQGGLPDGEYRMHIVLSVLVGAMIHAALAEAFSLRLLPTAALFAPQAPLPLRVALAVIALGLVVHTLKDALTLVAGALPPPRPVHVSVRIPTTVRELWRLTQDHDLHPRWDHRFDDIIMLGAPGEPIQTGTRMRYRKSVLGMTISGEGRYKLHRPERQSTFEFSSRDPRSLIARGVGLWLYRRVAEGLVEFSTSYTYEVRWGALGRIVDHVLFRPLFQWETERSFRRLATDFFRMEKPLVLGATGRRRRCFPEAHGERRGALATS, encoded by the coding sequence ATGCTTACCGCCTCGGTGTTGCTCCTGGTCATTGGGCTCCTCGGGTCCGTCGACGTCGTCGTATTTCACGAGCGTCACGCGCGGCTCACGGTCCGCCCCGAGGGCCGCCACGAGGCGTGGATTCACGTCGCCCGCGGCGCCGTCTACGTGCTCCAGTTCCTCCTGATCCCGAACGTGCGACTCACCGGAACGTGGGCGCTCGCGCTCTTTCTGCTCTTCGCCTTCGACGCCGCCATCGCCATCGCCGACATCGCCGTCGAGCCCGCCGCCAGGCGCTCGCAAGGTGGGCTGCCGGACGGCGAATACCGCATGCACATTGTCTTGAGCGTGCTCGTGGGCGCGATGATTCACGCCGCGCTCGCCGAAGCCTTCAGCCTGCGCCTCTTGCCGACGGCGGCCTTGTTCGCGCCTCAGGCTCCCCTCCCCTTGCGGGTCGCTCTCGCGGTGATCGCCCTCGGCCTCGTCGTGCACACGCTGAAGGACGCCCTGACGCTCGTCGCCGGAGCGCTGCCGCCGCCCCGCCCGGTCCACGTGTCGGTTCGAATCCCGACGACCGTGCGCGAGCTCTGGCGCCTCACGCAAGATCACGACCTTCACCCTCGCTGGGATCACCGATTCGATGACATCATCATGCTCGGTGCGCCGGGCGAGCCGATTCAGACGGGGACGAGGATGCGTTATCGAAAGTCGGTCCTCGGCATGACCATCTCGGGCGAAGGCCGGTACAAGTTGCACCGCCCCGAGCGTCAATCGACGTTCGAATTTTCGTCGCGCGATCCTCGTTCGCTCATCGCCCGCGGCGTGGGCCTCTGGCTCTATCGCCGCGTCGCGGAAGGCCTTGTGGAGTTCTCGACTTCGTACACCTACGAGGTTCGCTGGGGCGCGCTCGGACGCATCGTTGATCACGTGCTCTTCCGGCCGCTCTTCCAGTGGGAGACGGAGCGTTCCTTCCGGCGCTTAGCCACGGACTTCTTCCGCATGGAAAAGCCGCTCGTGCTTGGCGCCACTGGCCGACGGCGACGCTGCTTTCCGGAGGCCCACGGAGAGCGGCGAGGCGCCCTCGCGACGTCATGA
- a CDS encoding DTW domain-containing protein: MSRRANGALRCARCHMHRTLCVCALIPRIETRTRVVLITHRYEDRKPTNSGRLATECLVNSEVLVRGHEGAVTTFTAKDGTEPLLLFPHEDAAPLGPREPTARPVTLVVPDGNWRQASKVRKRVSGLEATPCVMLPVGEARAPRRLRAEAHDYGLATLEAVARALGILEGPEVRGAIEQLFRVMVERTLWSRGMLAVGEVTGGVPDAARLHDWSR; encoded by the coding sequence ATGAGCCGCCGAGCCAACGGCGCGCTGCGTTGCGCGCGCTGCCACATGCACCGCACGCTCTGCGTTTGCGCGCTCATTCCGCGCATCGAGACGCGGACGCGCGTCGTGCTCATCACCCATCGCTACGAGGATCGAAAACCCACCAACTCGGGCCGGCTCGCCACCGAGTGCCTGGTCAACAGCGAGGTCCTCGTGCGCGGCCACGAGGGCGCGGTCACGACCTTCACGGCGAAGGACGGCACCGAGCCGCTCCTGCTCTTTCCCCACGAGGACGCCGCGCCGCTTGGCCCCCGCGAGCCCACCGCACGCCCCGTCACGCTGGTGGTGCCCGACGGCAACTGGCGGCAAGCGTCGAAGGTACGAAAACGCGTGAGCGGCCTCGAGGCGACGCCATGCGTCATGCTCCCCGTCGGCGAGGCGCGAGCGCCGCGACGGCTCCGCGCCGAGGCACACGACTATGGCCTCGCAACGCTCGAAGCCGTGGCGCGCGCCCTGGGAATCCTCGAGGGTCCCGAGGTGCGCGGCGCCATCGAGCAGCTCTTCCGGGTCATGGTGGAGCGAACGTTGTGGTCGCGCGGCATGCTGGCCGTGGGTGAGGTCACGGGCGGCGTGCCCGACGCCGCGCGGCTCCACGATTGGTCGCGGTGA
- a CDS encoding fatty acid desaturase: MNPSTHTVLGDVATHLLRIAAVALALAFVGGPVRLALCVAMFLALFTFAHDLSHRALGLPRRTNAALLAVAGALMLLSGRAMRRMHLLHHARPLAPCDIEGLGATRSLWGSFACGPATFVRLRREAWRRAAPHERRAQLVEHVATMIFAAAAFSGSLGTALSHYAFVALAMQLTASFWASYMAHHTPPWLARLAAAFAFARSPVLLSLAFHEEHHRHPGVPCHRLSAGLPARRAPGR; encoded by the coding sequence ATGAATCCGTCGACGCACACCGTTCTTGGCGATGTCGCGACGCACCTCCTTCGCATCGCGGCCGTCGCCCTCGCCCTGGCGTTCGTCGGCGGGCCTGTGCGCCTCGCGTTGTGTGTCGCGATGTTCCTCGCGCTCTTCACCTTCGCCCACGACCTATCGCATCGGGCGCTGGGCCTCCCTCGCCGCACCAACGCGGCGCTGCTCGCCGTTGCCGGCGCGCTCATGTTGCTCAGCGGGCGCGCCATGCGGCGCATGCACCTCCTTCATCACGCGCGGCCGCTCGCTCCATGCGACATCGAAGGCTTGGGGGCCACGCGTTCCCTATGGGGCTCGTTCGCGTGTGGCCCGGCAACCTTCGTGCGCCTTCGCCGGGAGGCGTGGCGGCGGGCCGCGCCCCACGAGCGGCGCGCGCAGCTCGTGGAACACGTCGCGACCATGATCTTCGCCGCGGCGGCGTTCTCGGGGTCGCTGGGGACCGCCCTGTCCCACTACGCCTTCGTGGCGCTCGCGATGCAGCTCACGGCGAGCTTCTGGGCCTCGTACATGGCGCACCACACGCCCCCGTGGCTCGCTCGCCTCGCCGCGGCCTTCGCCTTTGCGCGCTCGCCCGTGCTCCTCAGCCTCGCGTTCCACGAGGAGCACCATCGGCACCCGGGCGTACCGTGCCACCGGCTTTCGGCGGGCCTCCCAGCGAGGCGCGCACCAGGGCGTTGA
- a CDS encoding EAL domain-containing protein, producing MLTMLAAHALGAEGFDVAVAEHARAALASLEEQRPDLILLDVCMPETNGLEVCRRIRDLPGGGGIPIVMLTSLDDHASMRAAFAAGATDFVTKPVNYGLLAHRVRYILRAALDYRSSRAGASRFAVVQRLARLAQWELELDGGRFRWSPEANAVFGVADAGSWSDLRALLERVHPDDYARVEATLQAGASHAIDYRLVDKSGRVRQIHQEAELVVDETGGVCLVGAAQDLTDLREVERGVIDLAYFDHLTGLPNRLFFREFLERALTQAERGRRAAAVLTIDLDLFKRVNDMLGQAGGDTVLREAAARILSSIRAASDSMEHRLAARLGGDEFVVALADVADGDEVAAIARRIVEQFRESFTIGEHQMFVSVSVGVAMFPEHGTAADTLLERADAAMHDIKERSRNGVHFFTPSIHERARRRLELESGLREALDGAREGKGPSELALHYQPKVGVPSGRVMGVEALLRWTRASGGISPAEFIPVAEETGLIVSLGEWVLRTACFRAKQWADDGRPLRVAVNVSARQFRTPGFVATVEDALRDSGLAASSLELEITEGLVMEDSEASGVALTKLRALGVRIALDDFGTGYSSLSYLTWLPIDSLKIDRAFVRHLGRAKTDTIMQAILSLSRGLGIDVVAEGVETESQLAFLTPRGPLDIQGFLFAKPMPEAALMDWLARHDREPPPTPDLSSMRETTRPRREPRHASTPPAE from the coding sequence ATGTTGACCATGCTCGCGGCGCATGCGCTCGGCGCCGAAGGGTTCGATGTGGCCGTCGCGGAGCACGCACGGGCCGCGCTGGCGTCGCTGGAAGAGCAGAGGCCCGACCTCATCCTCCTCGATGTGTGCATGCCAGAAACGAACGGCCTCGAGGTGTGCCGCCGCATCCGCGATCTGCCCGGCGGCGGCGGAATTCCCATCGTCATGCTGACGAGCCTCGATGACCACGCGTCCATGCGCGCGGCCTTCGCGGCGGGGGCCACAGACTTCGTCACCAAGCCAGTCAACTATGGCCTCCTCGCTCACCGCGTAAGGTACATCCTCCGCGCGGCCCTCGACTATCGCAGCTCGCGCGCCGGCGCTTCCCGTTTTGCGGTGGTCCAGCGGCTCGCGCGCCTCGCCCAGTGGGAGCTGGAGCTCGACGGAGGACGCTTCCGCTGGTCCCCGGAGGCGAACGCGGTCTTTGGCGTGGCTGACGCCGGCTCCTGGAGCGACCTCCGCGCGCTCCTCGAACGCGTGCATCCCGACGACTACGCCCGCGTCGAGGCCACGCTCCAAGCGGGCGCCAGCCACGCCATCGACTACCGCTTGGTCGACAAGAGCGGCCGCGTTCGACAGATTCACCAAGAGGCCGAGCTGGTCGTCGATGAGACGGGCGGCGTTTGCCTCGTGGGCGCGGCGCAGGACCTCACGGATCTCCGCGAGGTCGAGCGCGGCGTCATCGATCTCGCGTATTTCGACCATCTCACGGGGCTGCCCAATCGCCTCTTCTTTCGTGAGTTTCTCGAACGCGCTCTCACGCAGGCCGAGCGCGGCCGCCGCGCCGCCGCTGTCTTGACCATCGATCTCGATCTCTTCAAGCGCGTAAACGACATGCTGGGGCAGGCCGGCGGCGACACCGTCTTGCGCGAGGCTGCGGCCCGGATTCTCTCGAGCATCCGCGCAGCGAGCGACAGCATGGAGCATCGACTCGCCGCACGCTTGGGCGGCGATGAGTTCGTGGTGGCCCTGGCCGACGTAGCCGACGGCGACGAGGTCGCCGCCATCGCTCGTCGCATCGTCGAACAGTTTCGCGAGAGCTTCACCATCGGCGAGCACCAGATGTTCGTGTCGGTCAGCGTCGGGGTAGCGATGTTTCCCGAACACGGAACTGCCGCCGATACGCTCCTCGAACGCGCCGACGCGGCGATGCACGACATCAAGGAGCGCTCGCGCAACGGCGTGCACTTCTTTACGCCTAGCATTCACGAGCGCGCGCGCCGGAGGTTGGAGCTTGAGTCCGGCCTACGCGAGGCGCTCGACGGCGCTCGCGAGGGCAAGGGCCCCAGTGAGCTCGCGCTCCACTATCAGCCGAAGGTCGGCGTTCCGTCGGGACGGGTCATGGGCGTCGAGGCGCTGCTCCGTTGGACCCGCGCGTCGGGCGGCATTTCCCCGGCCGAGTTCATTCCCGTCGCCGAGGAGACGGGCCTCATCGTCTCGCTCGGCGAGTGGGTGCTGCGGACCGCATGTTTTCGCGCCAAGCAGTGGGCCGACGACGGCCGGCCGCTTCGCGTAGCGGTCAACGTGTCGGCCCGTCAATTCCGCACCCCAGGCTTCGTCGCCACTGTCGAGGACGCGCTCCGCGATTCGGGGCTCGCGGCGTCGTCGCTGGAGCTCGAGATCACCGAGGGGCTGGTGATGGAGGACTCGGAGGCGAGCGGTGTCGCGCTCACGAAGCTGCGCGCGCTGGGCGTTCGTATCGCCCTCGACGACTTCGGCACCGGGTATTCGTCGCTCAGCTACCTCACGTGGCTCCCCATCGACTCGCTCAAGATCGACCGTGCCTTCGTGCGTCACTTGGGCCGCGCCAAGACCGACACCATCATGCAGGCGATCCTGTCTTTGTCGAGAGGGCTCGGCATTGACGTGGTGGCTGAAGGTGTGGAGACGGAGAGTCAGCTCGCGTTTCTCACGCCGCGCGGTCCGCTCGATATCCAAGGATTCTTGTTCGCGAAGCCCATGCCCGAGGCGGCGCTAATGGACTGGCTCGCGCGGCACGACAGAGAGCCACCGCCGACGCCCGATCTCTCGTCGATGCGCGAGACGACGCGCCCGCGCCGCGAGCCCCGTCACGCATCGACGCCACCCGCCGAGTGA
- a CDS encoding DUF4272 domain-containing protein, translated as MDADPAWANEGALRAAFFTESDERRRAVIGGFAVGDAAHRSTLLRLEKAERMALFSFGTRANWGAHGLVIRAARLALEAARRGDGAAVLSLAEDLMAVRGVAPEVHMSCLEVLWRAPAPRLMAARSIAAAAVAGAREPAIFHEALRVAVKVGDDALAETCLRHGARYGADLSRVRTDPELALLASRAAFGQVLAMSEDERRAANLQRLADAVPAPRPTARAVLERALLLSAIAWRASLPNTQPLVVGGYLPKAERRKQSLCEWLRRHAREQGTPAEWAYLEAPLETSQSSEDVDRSWSIEAAAVLAWALGRRRAPPLEGKVEPEELMQSLGLGTKAGVALLEHASWNERFDAIAFARQALAVHWRTVEARVRPGPLDVSTFAARQGLAPFDFGRARIEAGDLVVAGKPIAAAKAGKVDRLESLALERHRAARWLCGLDAEWNDGLVVT; from the coding sequence ATGGACGCGGACCCGGCGTGGGCGAACGAGGGGGCGCTGCGGGCCGCGTTTTTCACGGAGAGCGACGAACGGCGCCGCGCCGTCATTGGTGGCTTCGCTGTCGGCGACGCTGCGCACCGGTCGACGCTGCTACGGCTTGAGAAGGCCGAGCGGATGGCCCTCTTCTCTTTCGGCACGCGCGCGAACTGGGGGGCCCACGGGCTCGTGATCCGAGCCGCGAGGCTCGCCCTCGAGGCGGCGCGAAGGGGCGACGGCGCCGCCGTACTTTCCCTCGCGGAGGACCTCATGGCGGTGCGCGGCGTCGCCCCGGAGGTCCACATGAGCTGCCTCGAGGTCCTCTGGCGCGCGCCGGCGCCTCGTCTCATGGCGGCGCGTTCGATCGCGGCGGCCGCCGTGGCCGGAGCGAGGGAGCCGGCCATCTTCCACGAGGCGCTTCGCGTCGCCGTGAAGGTTGGCGACGACGCGTTGGCGGAGACCTGCCTTCGTCACGGCGCCCGCTACGGGGCCGACTTGTCCCGCGTGCGCACCGATCCCGAACTCGCGCTGCTGGCGAGTCGCGCCGCCTTCGGTCAGGTGCTCGCGATGTCGGAGGACGAGCGTCGCGCGGCGAACCTGCAACGGCTCGCCGACGCCGTGCCTGCCCCGCGGCCCACGGCGCGCGCTGTCTTGGAGCGCGCCCTCTTGCTCTCCGCCATCGCGTGGCGGGCGTCGCTGCCGAACACGCAGCCGCTCGTCGTTGGCGGCTACCTTCCGAAGGCGGAGCGCCGCAAGCAATCGCTGTGCGAATGGCTACGTCGCCACGCGCGCGAGCAGGGGACTCCCGCCGAATGGGCTTACCTCGAGGCGCCGCTCGAGACGTCGCAATCGTCGGAGGACGTGGACCGCTCTTGGTCGATTGAAGCGGCGGCGGTGCTCGCGTGGGCGCTAGGCCGAAGGCGCGCGCCGCCGCTCGAGGGAAAGGTGGAGCCGGAGGAGCTGATGCAGTCGCTGGGGCTCGGTACCAAGGCGGGCGTGGCACTGCTTGAGCACGCTTCCTGGAATGAGCGCTTCGACGCCATCGCCTTCGCGAGGCAAGCCTTGGCCGTCCATTGGCGAACGGTCGAAGCGCGCGTCCGGCCGGGCCCCCTGGACGTCTCGACCTTCGCGGCGCGGCAGGGACTCGCTCCGTTCGACTTTGGTCGCGCGCGCATAGAAGCCGGGGATCTCGTGGTGGCCGGAAAGCCCATCGCGGCGGCCAAGGCGGGAAAGGTGGACCGCCTCGAGAGCCTCGCCCTCGAGCGCCACCGCGCCGCGCGTTGGCTCTGTGGTCTCGACGCGGAGTGGAACGATGGCCTCGTCGTGACCTAG